A genomic segment from Aspergillus chevalieri M1 DNA, chromosome 7, nearly complete sequence encodes:
- a CDS encoding uncharacterized protein (BUSCO:EOG092606AD;~COG:K;~EggNog:ENOG410PI3M;~InterPro:IPR013930,IPR039913,IPR013929;~PFAM:PF08620,PF08621;~go_process: GO:0006366 - transcription by RNA polymerase II [Evidence IEA]): MVFPGERFVINLDDDNELAPNIPSFDDTASPSSLIGEIQERAPTAAAPPAPKPPTGTGFPEHKKRFQRSAFKQRRADKQQQQQEQQGQGLATPVSDDKKAIDEENRRQLASMSDAQIQQEREELMSSIDPGLLERFLRRAKIDDPEPQPKQKPESSTKPTKSVSFEVPEPEPQTKQPSPPKPEPQLSQQTQPPINEDLPPPTPPSDLHPASELPPSFHFPTPPSSSSSATLPPLDPSSPSFLSDLQTHYFPNTPHDPSSLTWLQPEPSAEEAGIDTSRTSPYDPESTAEAIHPAAIRFSLTGTILAPSTSLSLPTTLGLHHHGNDPQAAGYTIPELTILGRSSFPAQRCVAWQVLGRILYRLGRGEFGERGSPLVEGLWEVVEKEGAVSIMLAEADGLNTNTNEGDDRKVPLKGAGIGRHASATAWAVEGVWLWQKSGGGDRGVLKEGTIRPR; encoded by the coding sequence ATGGTCTTTCCCGGTGAACGCTTCGTCATCAATCTGGACGACGACAATGAACTAGCTCCAAACATCCCTTCCTTCGATGATACAGCCTCTCCGTCGTCCCTCATCGGCGAGATCCAAGAACGTGCTCCAACCGCCGCTGCTCCTCCGGCGCCTAAGCCCCCGACCGGGACAGGGTTTCCTGAACATAAGAAACGGTTTCAGCGGTCGGCTTTCAAGCAGCGCAGGGCGgataagcagcagcagcagcaggaacagCAAGGACAAGGTCTCGCCACGCCTGTCAGCGATGATAAAAAGGCTATCGATGAGGAGAACCGTCGTCAGCTGGCGTCCATGTCGGATGCACAGATACAACAGGAACGAGAAGAATTAATGTCTTCCATCGACCCTGGTCTACTCGAGCGATTCCTTCGCAGAGCCAAAATTGACGACCCAGAGCCGCAACCCAAGCAAAAACCCGAATCCTCCACAAAACCAACCAAATCCGTATCCTTCGAGGTCCCAGAACCCGAACCCCAAACAAAACAACCCTCACCACCAAAACCAGAACCGCAACTATCACAACAAACACAACCCCCGATCAACGAAGACCTCCCACCGCCGACACCCCCCTCCGACCTCCATCCAGCCTCCGAACTCCCCCCCTCCTTCCACTTCCCAACAccaccctcatcctcctcatctgcCACCTTACCACCACTCGATCCCTCTTCCCCGTCTTTTCTCTCCGACCTTCAAACgcactacttcccaaacacccCCCACGACCCCTCCTCCCTCACCTGGCTGCAGCCCGAGCCCTCCGCCGAAGAAGCAGGCATAGATACCTCCAGAACATCGCCCTACGACCCTGAAAGTACCGCAGAAGCAATCCATCCTGCTGCGATTCGGTTCTCGCTTACGGGTACTATACTTGCGCCATCGACTTCTTTGTCCCTTCCGACGACGCTGGGTCTGCATCATCACGGGAACGATCCGCAGGCGGCGGGGTATACGATTCCTGAGTTGACTATTTTGGGACGGTCGTCGTTCCCTGCGCAGCGGTGTGTCGCGTGGCAGGTTCTAGGCCGGATATTGTACAGACTGGGACGCGGGGAGTTTGGTGAGAGGGGGAGTCCGCTCGTTGAGGGGCTTTGGGAGGTTgttgagaaggagggcgCTGTTTCAATCATGCTGGCTGAGGCGGATGGTTTGAATACAAATACAAATGAGGGTGATGATCGTAAGGTGCCGCTCAAAGGGGCTGGTATTGGAAGACATGCTAGTGCTACTGCTTGGGCTGTGGAAGGTGTTTGGCTCTGGCAGaagagtggtggtggtgatcgGGGAGTTTTGAAGGAGGGCACTATTCGGCCGCGTTGA
- the APC1 gene encoding anaphase promoting complex subunit 1 (BUSCO:EOG0926049S;~COG:D;~EggNog:ENOG410PHFM;~InterPro:IPR024990;~PFAM:PF12859;~TransMembrane:7 (o799-819i1390-1410o1430-1448i1623-1640o1683-1701i1721-1739o1745-1762i);~go_component: GO:0005680 - anaphase-promoting complex [Evidence IEA]), protein MATVRSLGLHVPSALPFLIAENLLPPDPSEDQYSWKTCVHETQNGPVADELVWTKECVVWSRAGIVTRVFRLDLEKEEIRHALITHFAPGKAKKLNANGNYTWGFPVGAQRGPESKLAASGLTLGLRDGELQGTNGSGSTDGLPRALVVVLKSQAHIFFLTGNSHVIPLPFEVDSVFATPRGLLLQRKVQDEDVSSTIYPMAPPNSFVSRPGTASQSQTKRPSLTVSPLQPSLKPKSKHANLPRVFSLMDPHSEMGLVVTSQSSRWLQSSTSSRHSGLDVLDPADEIVYVSPTNELSDSSQALTKGPLILVVTVNSHTGLYTIWTARYRDEENATSSSSKKRERRETGGTRSRRRSSHFGMATGATTPVARPSTARESFGPRGDNWNTPGLSHSQYSVDGRPDEEDLASRLGQDLSDLGVPSKNSRRVSSLLARADLATNQDRIAFSDLATGSQSTTVSHGGLRQSISGASTRGSFGFNPRGSLPPGSASIYSNASSAADGPVDRLLEELNNDSLYEGFESMDLKGSASGLPEEVLLNKIESFPMKFSGNFQVNARSKSRRLKISTMTPSACGHSQNGLTAVLALCVVDQDAKSMAIVNLRADRIAFPKKDRVISKKTKRNVSPDERTLLIQATGVHHYSNVLDACKIVDGEVSRFAILSVADQGEHEISLQSPWCSPMTVEVPRKLMLYDPYGVSTNTSMNRPRESGLHRLMTDSSVTVTGLGHPSVRGRIDVIDDMERKHSLQIQMEPSNEVVRSIIRVCRFVLRDTEKAGEGILVGWWKVMKWLRARETNENDLEWTAMVIVLFSMAIPFISGHTPRTPVKTRRRRGLPRSSSGSYADLESWEAMLDQESGSAGVVAPWMNNSAWGWIVEQDAEEEDHSSAPLTRGRRTSTMDQLNSSRSTFRKNSYLLRCAALTREFLQSPQGTEASGPEGYLPTAESYNENSRRTALCTVFVGLHVLREEQKLSICETEQSRRTLGLLAPVLAQIGRYLGWKSWAWAEDAYFGCEIASIDRWQFEDAEISTLDVPSEPFAPPSIFAYMENAWRQPSTPFLSLLDLISASDRSSKKGKLWQECFTLTPRMLALNGFLSEVHRCSTSLDKVKLLHRWGLTRSVIETFPEGVSAPLYEAIMQSQIRASTSWNAALLELIDREDLNMSMNTDNSRPFSTAPQPAVLHEAVRDFHSLGNSALDIDTINSFEVSAEADRFSVTKLIFREDKRFVEAARVLNQSKPPAAECVPEPSWTDSDLLEAQKEVVQLVTLRTLSIPAGRAMLAFSGRLPLLTEKLPIPSFSLQCVMKPSNVTISADRASFSEEKVCWAFFHNGVSTGLAISKASKGIDTSWILFNKPQDLTNRHAGFLLALGLNGHLKSLAKWVAFKYLTPKHTMTSIGLLLGLSASYLGTMDTLITRLLSVHVTRMLPLGAAELNLSPLTQTAGIMGIGLLYCNSQHRRMSEVMLSEVENSEQEDSSSTSNEDLRDEGYRLAAGFALGFINLGKGKDLRGMRDMHIVERLLAIAVGTKNVDLAHVLDRATAGATIALTIIFMKTNDVFLAQKIDIPDTTVRFDYVRPDLFLLRTLARHLIMWDSIQASEEWIIKSLPKIYRRRYRLTGVRRLKSDDMPFFNIIAGLCFTLGLRYAGTAQTHVRDLLVSYLDQFMRICRLPALNYDGRLTRNSVRNCQDIVALSAAAVMAGTGDLVLFRRLRSLHGRVDPDTPYGSHMAAHMAVGMLFLGGGSYTLGTSDLAIASLLCSFYPIFPTTVLDNKCHLQAFRHLWVLATEPRCLIPRDIDTRRPISIPITVSTKHNGRRKLTAPCLLPDLSEVSKVEVRSTDYWPLVLDFGPNQGLREKFRQGDQSVYLRRKTTYNPTGSSVFVSTFTGLSDIQDKPSAANPASIVTLANNQMTLGPLSLSIDSQTGKPSSPSAKSLWDWIFHLSSLRGLDIRERSLVMPSSFPTMSGTRKGTLSSNAPWLRMSAVDTKLVLEHNVSNMVKAAMSARGAGPDEVRDRLWQLRLLFGWVDAQVEKAIVDVDDDEDDTEVEGEDEDRDSQMVGSEITATSRKGKGGEGNGLWLRKEFIEEVRWKIWGVQVGEDGHV, encoded by the coding sequence ATGGCGACTGTCCGCTCTCTCGGCCTCCACGTCCCCTCCGCCCTCCCGTTCCTGATCGCAGAGAACCTCTTACCTCCCGATCCTTCTGAGGATCAGTATTCTTGGAAGACCTGTGTCCATGAAACCCAAAATGGCCCCGTGGCGGACGAGCTCGTCTGGACCAAAGAGTGCGTCGTGTGGTCACGAGCCGGGATAGTGACGAGGGTGTTTCGATTGGATctggagaaggaagagataCGACATGCTCTGATAACACACTTCGCGCCGGGGAAGGCAAAGAAGCTCAACGCGAATGGCAATTATACATGGGGATTTCCGGTAGGAGCACAGCGGGGACCGGAGTCGAAGCTGGCCGCCTCTGGGTTGACACTGGGTCTACGAGATGGGGAGTTACAGGGGACAAACGGTTCTGGTTCGACAGATGGACTGCCTAGAgctttggtggtggtgctcaAATCTCAGGCGCACATCTTCTTCCTTACTGGCAACAGCCATGTCATCCCATTGCCCTTCGAAGTCGACTCGGTGTTTGCTACTCCCAGAGGTCTTTTACTTCAAAGAAAGGTCCAGGACGAGGATGTCAGCTCCACAATATACCCAATGGCGCCTCCAAATTCTTTCGTATCTCGACCGGGTACAGCGTCTCAGTCTCAGACCAAACGGCCGTCATTAACGGTTTCCCCTCTCCAGCCCTCTCTGAAACCAAAGAGTAAACATGCCAACCTTCCTAGGGTATTCTCCCTGATGGATCCTCATTCTGAAATGGGACTGGTTGTCACAAGCCAGTCTTCTCGTTGGTTGCAaagcagcaccagcagcagaCATTCTGGACTAGATGTTCTGGACCCAGCAGATGAAATAGTATATGTCTCTCCAACAAACGAATTGTCAGACTCGAGTCAAGCCTTAACTAAGGGTCCCCTTATACTTGTGGTGACAGTCAATTCGCATACGGGTCTGTACACAATCTGGACCGCACGCTATAGAGATGAAGAGAATGCAACGTCATCTTCGTCAAAGAAACGAGAAAGACGCGAGACTGGAGGCACCCGTTCTCGACGACGAAGCTCTCACTTTGGAATGGCTACTGGAGCGACAACACCGGTGGCTCGTCCATCTACTGCTCGGGAAAGCTTTGGTCCTCGAGGAGACAACTGGAATACTCCCGGGCTATCACACTCGCAGTATTCTGTCGATGGGAGaccggatgaggaggatctCGCATCTCGCTTGGGTCAAGATTTGAGTGACCTCGGGGTTCCGTCCAAAAATTCACGACGAGTGAGCTCTTTGCTTGCACGCGCAGATTTGGCAACCAACCAAGATAGGATCGCTTTTTCAGACCTTGCGACAGGAAGCCAGTCCACCACCGTGTCTCATGGAGGGCTGCGGCAGTCTATAAGCGGTGCCAGTACCCGTGGAAGCTTTGGGTTCAACCCCCGCGGATCTCTACCACCGGGAAGTGCTTCTATTTACAGCAACGCAAGCAGCGCTGCTGACGGCCCGGTTGACAGGCTTCTCGAAGAGTTGAACAACGATAGCCTTTACGAAGGGTTTGAGAGCATGGACCTTAAGGGATCCGCATCGGGTCTTCCGGAAGAAGTACTGCTTAACAAAATCGAGAGCTTTCCTATGAAGTTCTCGGGTAACTTCCAAGTAAACGCCAGGTCCAAGTCTCGACGATTAAAAATTTCTACTATGACACCCTCTGCTTGCGGACATTCACAGAATGGGCTTACTGCCGTATTAGCTCTTTGCGTCGTTGACCAAGATGCAAAGTCCATGGCGATTGTCAACTTAAGGGCCGACCGAATCGCGTTCCCGAAAAAGGATCGAGTCATTTccaaaaagacaaagaggAATGTGTCTCCGGATGAACGCACTTTACTCATCCAAGCGACAGGCGTACACCATTATTCGAACGTATTGGATGCCTGCAAGATTGTGGACGGAGAAGTCTCGCGGTTTGCGATATTGAGCGTCGCAGACCAAGGGGAGCACGAAATATCTCTACAGTCTCCTTGGTGCAGCCCGATGACGGTCGAGGTTCCCAGAAAACTCATGCTATACGATCCATACGGTGTATCCACGAATACCTCGATGAACAGGCCTCGTGAGAGTGGCTTGCATAGGCTCATGACGGATTCATCTGTTACGGTCACTGGACTGGGCCATCCATCTGTCCGTGGCCGAATCGACGTGATTGATGACATGGAGCGGAAGCATAGCCTACAAATTCAGATGGAACCTAGTAACGAGGTCGTCAGGAGCATTATAAGAGTCTGTAGATTCGTTTTGCGCGATACGGAAAAGGCTGGAGAAGGAATCCTGGTCGGATGGTGGAAAGTTATGAAGTGGCTCCGCGCCAGGGAAACAAACGAGAACGACTTGGAATGGACGGCCATGGTGATCGTTCTATTCTCGATGGCTATTCCATTCATCAGTGGCCACACACCACGAACCCCAGTCAAAACTCGCAGACGAAGGGGCCTCCCCAGATCAAGTAGTGGCAGCTACGCCGACTTAGAGAGTTGGGAGGCGATGCTGGACCAAGAGTCAGGCTCTGCTGGTGTGGTCGCTCCATGGATGAACAACAGCGCATGGGGATGGATTGTCGAACAGGatgctgaagaagaggacCACAGCAGCGCACCGTTAACGCGTGGAAGGAGAACATCCACCATGGATCAACTGAACTCTAGCCGGTCTACGTTCCGCAAAAACTCCTACCTGCTTCGATGTGCTGCCTTGACCCGTGAGTTCTTACAGAGCCCTCAGGGAACCGAGGCTTCAGGACCTGAAGGCTACCTTCCAACTGCGGAGTCCTACAATGAGAACTCTCGCCGGACTGCATTGTGCACGGTGTTTGTCGGCTTACATGTTCTACGGGAAGAGCAGAAGCTCTCTATTTGCGAGACAGAGCAATCACGTAGGACCTTAGGTTTACTCGCTCCGGTGCTGGCGCAGATCGGGCGATATCTGGGTTGGAAGTCGTGGGCATGGGCCGAAGATGCTTACTTTGGTTGTGAGATTGCGAGTATCGATCGCTGGCAATTTGAGGATGCTGAGATTTCTACACTGGATGTTCCCTCTGAGCCGTTTGCACCTCCTTCTATCTTCGCATACATGGAAAACGCGTGGCGTCAACCGTCGACACCATTCCTTTCACTCCTCGACCTAATCAGTGCTTCGGATAGGTCTTCCAAGAAGGGCAAGTTATGGCAAGAGTGTTTCACTCTTACACCTAGAATGCTGGCATTGAACGGTTTTCTATCTGAAGTGCACCGCTGCTCAACATCACTGGATAAGGTCAAACTCCTGCACCGCTGGGGCCTGACCAGGAGTGTCATTGAGACCTTCCCAGAGGGTGTAAGTGCACCGTTGTACGAGGCCATCATGCAATCCCAAATCCGCGCGTCGACTTCATGGAATGCGGCACTCTTGGAGCTTATTGATCGGGAAGACTTGAACATGTCAATGAATACTGACAATTCTCGTCCATTCTCGACAGCGCCGCAACCAGCAGTGTTGCACGAAGCGGTGCGCGATTTCCATAGCCTCGGCAACTCGGCGCTGGATATTGATACAATCAACTCTTTCGAAGTTTCGGCGGAAGCAGACCGGTTCTCTGTGACAAAGCTGATTTTCCGAGAGGACAAGCGTTTTGTGGAAGCCGCCAGGGTGCTGAATCAATCCAAGCCACCTGCGGCGGAGTGTGTTCCGGAGCCGTCATGGACGGATTCGGATCTCCTTGAGGCGCAGAAGGAAGTTGTGCAGTTGGTCACGCTACGGACGTTATCAATTCCAGCTGGAAGAGCTATGTTGGCTTTCAGTGGTCGGTTACCATTGTTGACCGAAAAGCTCCCGATTCCATCGTTTTCACTGCAATGCGTGATGAAGCCTTCGAACGTGACCATCAGCGCAGACCGGGCGTCATTCAGCGAAGAGAAGGTATGCTGGGCGTTTTTCCACAATGGCGTGTCGACGGGTCTGGCGATTTCGAAAGCATCGAAGGGAATTGACACTTCGTGGATCCTGTTCAATAAACCACAGGACCTGACGAATCGACATGCAGGCTTCCTGCTGGCCTTGGGTCTGAATGGGCATCTCAAGTCGCTGGCGAAGTGGGTTGCATTCAAGTACTTGACACCGAAGCatactatgacatccattgGGCTTTTGCTGGGTCTCTCCGCGTCGTATCTGGGCACAATGGACACTCTGATTACACGTTTACTTTCTGTGCATGTAACGCGGATGTTGCCTCTTGGAGCAGCGGAACTCAACCTGTCGCCGTTAACGCAGACCGCCGGTATCATGGGCATTGGTCTGCTCTACTGTAACTCGCAGCACCGGAGAATGAGCGAGGTTATGCTGTCAGAGGTCGAGAATTCGGAACAAGAGGACAGTTCTTCGACATCGAACGAAGACTTGCGAGACGAAGGATACCGACTAGCTGCCGGTTTCGCGCTAGGATTTATCAACCTCGGCAAGGGCAAAGACCTCCGGGGTATGCGAGACATGCATATTGTCGAAAGGCTGCTGGCTATCGCGGTGGGAACCAAAAATGTTGACTTGGCGCATGTCCTGGACCGGGCCACTGCTGGGGCAACAATTGCGTTGACCATCATTTTCATGAAGACCAACGATGTATTCCTGGCGCAGAAGATCGACATTCCTGACACGACGGTGCGCTTCGACTATGTCCGACCtgacctcttcctccttcgaACGCTGGCACGACACTTGATCATGTGGGACAGCATCCAGGCAAGTGAAGAATGGATCATCAAGAGTCTCCCAAAGATCTATCGCCGCCGGTATCGCTTGACTGGTGTTCGTCGACTAAAGAGTGACGATATGCCGTTCTTCAACATCATTGCCGGCCTTTGTTTCACGCTGGGTCTTCGATATGCTGGTACCGCACAAACGCACGTGCGTGACCTTTTGGTTTCATATCTGGACCAGTTTATGCGGATCTGTCGACTGCCTGCGTTGAATTACGATGGACGACTCACTCGAAACTCGGTCCGGAACTGCCAGGATATCGTTGCGCTCTCTGCAGCCGCCGTGATGGCAGGAACTGGGGACCTGGTACTGTTCAGACGGCTGCGTTCGCTTCATGGCCGCGTGGACCCGGATACTCCGTATGGCAGTCATATGGCAGCACACATGGCCGTTGGCATGCTCTTCCTGGGTGGAGGTAGTTACACGCTGGGCACTTCGGACCTGGCAATCGCTTCACTGCTCTGCTCGTTCTACCCAATATTCCCGACCACAGTGCTAGATAACAAATGCCACCTACAAGCATTCCGACACCTGTGGGTTCTAGCAACCGAACCACGCTGTCTAATCCCCCGTGACATCGACACGCGCCGACCAATCTCGATCCCCATCACCGTCAGCACGAAGCACAACGGCCGACGCAAGCTAACAGCCCCATGCCTCCTCCCTGACCTATCCGAGGTCAGCAAGGTCGAAGTCCGAAGCACAGATTACTGGCCACTAGTCCTAGACTTCGGCCCCAATCAAGGTCTCCGCGAGAAATTCCGCCAGGGCGACCAATCAGTCTACCTCCGCCGCAAAACAACATACAACCCCACCGGCTCCTCAGTCTTCGTATCAACTTTCACCGGCCTCAGCGACATACAAGACAAGCCCTCCGCCGCGAACCCCGCCTCAATAGTGACTCTAGCAAACAACCAAATGACCCTCGGCCCGctctccctctccatcgACTCGCAAACTGGAAAACCATCCAGTCCCTCTGCAAAGAGCCTCTGGGACTGGATCTTCCACCTCTCCTCCCTGCGCGGCCTCGACATCCGCGAACGCTCGCTCGTCATGCCATCTTCCTTCCCGACAATGTCAGGAACCCGGAAGGGTACGCTATCTAGCAACGCCCCGTGGCTGCGTATGTCCGCCGTCGACACCAAATTAGTCCTCGAGCACAATGTATCGAACATGGTGAAGGCAGCGATGAGCGCGCGCGGCGCGGGACCCGATGAAGTCCGTGATCGGCTGTGGCAGTTACGGCTGTTGTTTGGGTGGGTTGATGCGCAGGTGGAGAAGGCTATTGTTGATGttgacgatgatgaggatgatacTGAAGTCGAAggggaggatgaggatagGGATAGTCAGATGGTGGGGAGTGAGATTACAGCTACGAgtaggaaaggaaagggagGGGAAGGGAATGGGTTGTGGTTGAGGAAGGAGTTTATTGAGGAGGTTCGGTGGAAGATTTGGGGGGTGCAGGTTGGGGAGGATGGTCATGTTTAG
- a CDS encoding uncharacterized protein (COG:S;~EggNog:ENOG410PHVI;~InterPro:IPR014840;~PFAM:PF08729), whose amino-acid sequence MSTESDHNPVAQEQDATIDTETRAEDALKGRRVSAGTRRSRRKKDDDNTTEPEDKKKETKPRNNRRKSNPASTTNNTTSSRKKPKLENNDAATLPPPYQPAPQQHQQHPQQSQQQQPPPPQPPAFHHSYPNNHHHAPSQIPSSYPLSHSLPPSRPQSQPPPPPPSVPQRTSGQNYDPIRSALDDTASPAPTPSATSPPTRSAFRASASPAIASIIDPPSTTTTSNPQPIYSPVPRRASPHVPSNLSSPAHPKAPTPSHPSLAPSPLPSSSSPSHPHGSLLPPHHSSLPPALQPLQSSHSYAHQSPYPPAQQQQQPRYEEQKPPQPESARPVAESQEHAQAPVAMDVDQPEAAVSQPTRTTKKDKEKEKDNQKEKKETSSKPPSPKFGRAKDKDAPSKLPQGSGLISNALFGGGDNTDSSDAPTTPNIILHVPLNGTTNRIINFARLAEEQYGFAALHPRLAAHKEQLARVAAAGAMLERNEKSAKGLLSAGESADEDLSLDMERDSDLDGDVTMTGAANMNGAAAADGAEGKKKRRKKIEDYDRDDPFVDDSEMAWQEHAAASKDGYFVYSGPLVPEGEKVQVERADGTIKRGRGRGRGGRSRAAPATSHQVPLAAAVPISQETGLPLRGPGSRGGSTTRRPRVSKAARQQMEAEKEKQGNQGNHSSPSSNGRGGGAAGRGGGPGSRGGKTPSAANASNGGSNTNTNDLTPQPNVGPAPPGPSPLSGPELVMK is encoded by the exons ATGTCCACGGAATCCGACCACAATCCCGTCGCCCAAGAACAAGATGCCACCATCGACACCGAAACACGCGCGGAAGATGCGTTGAAGGGCCGGCGTGTTTCTGCCGGGACTCGTCGGTCGCGTCGAAAGAAGGACGACGACAACACGACCGAACCGGAGgataagaagaaagagaCCAAGCCTAGGAACAACCGCCGCAAATCCAACCCGGCGTCCACCACAAACAACACCACGTCGTCTCGTAAGAAGCCCAAGCTGGAGAATAACGATGCAGCCACACTGCCTCCCCCATATCAGCCTGCTCCacagcaacatcaacaacATCCGCAACAgtcgcaacaacaacaacctcctccgccacAACCTCCGGCCTTCCACCACTCGTATcccaacaaccaccaccatgcTCCTTCTCAAATTCCTTCCTCGTATCCTCTAAGCCATTCACTCCCGCCTTCCCGACCACAATCTCaaccgcctccgccgccgccctCAGTTCCGCAGAGAACGAGTGGCCAGAACTACGATCCCATCCGATCGGCCTTGGATGACACCGCGTCTCCGGCCCCGACCCCGTCCGCCACCAGTCCTCCCACCCGCAGTGCTTTTCGCGCCAGTGCATCCCCAGCCATTGCCAGTATCATTGACCCTCcctctactactactacaaGTAACCCACAACCTATTTACTCGCCTGTTCCTCGCCGTGCCTCTCCTCATGTCCCCTCGAATCTTTCCTCTCCCGCTCATCCCAAGGCCCCGACGCCTTCTCATCCCTCCCTAGCTCCATCGCCCTTGCCATCTTCGTCCTCCCCGTCGCATCCTCATGGATCCCTACTTCCACCTCACCACTCTTCGCTGCCGCCTGCTCTTCAACCGCTACAATCTTCACATTCCTACGCTCATCAATCTCCGTATCCTCCtgcacagcaacagcaacaacctcgTTATGAAGAGCAAAAGCCTCCCCAACCAGAATCAGCACGACCAGTAGCCGAATCCCAAGAGCACGCACAAGCGCCAGTCGCAATGGACGTGGATCAGCCAGAGGCCGCTGTCTCTCAGCCCACAAGGACGACCAAGAAGGataaagagaaggaaaaagataaccagaaagagaagaaagaaactTCCTCCAAACCTCCCTCGCCCAAGTTCGGTCGCGCCAAAGACAAAGATGCCCCGTCCAAGCTGCCGCAGGGATCGGGATTGATCTCAAATGCTCTGTTTGGGGGTGGTGACAATACAGATTCATCAGACGCCCCCACCACGCCCAACATTATCCTACACGTCCCCTTGAACGGCACTACCAACCGAATCATCAATTTCGCGCGTTTGGCTGAGGAGCAATACGGGTTTGCTGCTCTACATCCACGATTGGCCGCCCACAAGGAGCAACTGGCGCGTGTGGCTGCCGCAGGTGCCATGCTGGAGCGGAACGAAAAGAGCGCCAAGGGTCTACTTTCTGCCGGTGAGAGCGCCGACGAGGATCTCAGTTTGGACATGGAGCGCGACAGTGATCTCGACGGCGATGTCACCATGACCGGCGCAGCCAACATGAACGGCGCAGCGGCTGCCGACGGagcggaggggaagaagaagcgccGCAAGAAGATTGAAGACTACGATCGGGATGACCCTTTTGTCGACGATAGTGAAATGGCGTGGCAGGAGCATGCTGCCGCCAGTAAGGATGGATACTTTGTGTATAGCGGGCCTTTGGTGCCGGAAGGTGAAAAGGTGCAAGTCGAACG GGCTGACGGAACTATCAAACGTGGTCGTGGCCGTGGACGCGGAGGTCGCAGCCGTGCAGCACCAGCTACCAGCCACCAAGTCCCTCTGGCGGCTGCGGTACCTATTTCCCAAGAAACCGGATTGCCTCTTCGTGGTCCAGGATCGCGTGGTGGCAGTACTACCCGTCGCCCTCGTGTCAGCAAGGCTGCGCGTCAGCAGATGGAGGCggaaaaggagaagcaaGGCAATCAAGGCAATCACAGCTCGCCTTCCTCTAATGGACGCGGCGGCGGAGCGGCTGGTCGTGGAGGTGGGCCTGGAAGTCGCGGAGGTAAAACTCCATCAGCGGCCAATGCCAGCAATGGCGgcagcaacaccaacaccaatgaCTTAACACCGCAGCCGAACGTTGGTCCAGCACCGCCGGGGCCGAGTCCTTTGTCAGGACCGGAATTGGTGATGAAGTGA